The Virgibacillus sp. SK37 region AAGCATGGATCAAGTTGAAGAAAAGGCGGAAGTTGAAGTAACTCTCCCGGCATTTTTCTTTGAGGAGGAAAGGTTACTTGATGATGCGTTTATGGAAGCAGAAAAAAATAATGTGGAAAATGTAAAGCAAAACAAGGATGGTTCTGTAACCTTTGCAATGACCTCCGAACAACACAGAAATTTATTGAAAGACCTGAAAAAAGATTTAAAAGAAAAGATCGATAAAATAATACAAAGTGAAAGTACTCCATCCGTCAAGGAGATTCATCATAATGAGCGTTTTTCCGAATTCACTATAATCGTTGATGAAGAAAAGTATAAAGAAGGTTTCGATGGATTTGCGACATTATCCCTTGGCACTGCTGGCATGTATTACCAAATGTTTAGTGGAGAGGACATGGATGATAGTGAAGTAACAATAAAGCTTGAAAATGTGGACACAGGAGAAGTGTTTGATAAGATGGTATATCCAGATGCATTAAATGGGTCGGAAATAAAGAAGTAACTAAGTTAATATGTTGTTTCGGAGAGAATCGCATGATCATGCATACTGGTGGTAATCTGTGTTGTGGAAATTTGAAGTATGTTCACTAAACTGTATTCGATTATTCAACTAAGCTGAGTTTAGTTTAAAACAAGTTGCAGCTCCACTTGAATGGAATCTATCCCCCAGTGGTGATCATCGATTCTTACACAAAATCCCCTCTTCTTCATACAATATAGGGACGAAGCTGCTACCTGCAAGGTGAGCTTTTTCAACTATAATGTAATCGCTTAAAAAAAGGTTCCAGGTTTAAAAAAAATAGGGAATGTTAACAATGGAGATAAATCATTTTCTTGGGAGGGGTTTCGACGTGGATAGGTTAAGAGCACTGGAAATGCTTGATCGTATGCGACTGCCAAATGGCGCTTATACTGCAAGTCTTTCATCTGATTATAGTTACGTCTGGATCAGAGATGTTTGCTATACGGTTCTGCCATTTCTCCATCAACGATCCGAGCGCTTTGAAAAAGCATATCAAGCCTTGTTTGATATTTTTAAAACCTATGAATGGAAAATTGATATCCATCGGAAGCAAAAGCCTGTACAGCTATATGAGTATATTCATGCAAGGTATTCCAAGGAGCTAAAAGAGATGGATGTCGAGTGGGGGCACGCACAGAATGATGCCATCGGTGCCTTTCTATGGGGCGTTGGAGAAGGGCATAAACACGGCCAACAGGTGATACGTGATGAGAGTGACTTAAGGATCATTCAAAAGCTTGTGGACTATTTGGAATGCGTGGAATACTGGCATGCAGAAGACAATGGCATGTGGGAAGAAAATATGGAGGTACATGCCTCCAGTGTCGGTGCAGCGGTTGCTGGCCTTCAGGCTGTGAAACTGTTAGTCGATGTAAAAGAAGAACTGATTCAAAAAGGTGAGCAGGCATTAAAACAGCTCTTGCCGAATGAAAGTAAGACAAAGGAAACGGATCTTGCCTTGCTCTCTTTGATCTATCCATACAGAATTTTGGACAGAGAGATGGCACAGGAAATACTCGGCAGGCTCACAAATCGGTTGGAACGTTCCCATGGTGTTATACGCTATGAAAATGACCATTATTATAATGAAGGAAGCGAAGCAGAGTGGACATTCGGTTTTCCATGGCTCGGATTATGTTATATGGAGTTAGGCATGATGGACCGTGCAAAGGAGTATGTTGATAAAACAACTAGCAACATACCAGATAATTGGGAAATCCCTGAGCTATTTATCGGTGGAATCAATGTACCGAATGGCAACACACCACTTGCCTGGTCTGTAGCATTATCTTATTTATTTTTGGAAAAGATCGAAGTATTGAATATACAGGAACAATACGTGTAAGAAAAAAACAGATGCACCCTTTTGGGCAGCATCTGTTTTTTTATGGTTCTGATGTGAATGATGATGGGAGATATCCAATGATTGGGAAAATGGACAAACTACGAAGTAACTTGGGGTTCCGGCAGATTATCTCGCTCTGCTGCTGATTAATTAGTTCTCCGGCGGATTATCTCGCTCTACTGCTGATTAATTAGTATCTTACCTTCCCGGTAGCCAGTGATTTCCTCTAGTTCGCATTTTCCTCCTACTATGAATGTATTCGATGAAGTTTGTACCTCAACCTTTCCAATGGAACCTTTTTTAATTACGAATTCCTGTTTAATCTCATTGCTACTTTGTAAGATCACTAAAATTTTTTTCGACAATGCTTCTGAAAACTAGTCAATTATCATCGAAGGAACCGCAATTTTCGCATGGAATATAGAGAGAAAGAGATTAGTTGGAGGGGAATCAGCTTGTGAAGACAGAGAAATCGAATTTAATGGAAGAAACAGACCTGGTGATGCCAGGTGAATTTGATCGCTATTTATTTCATGAAGGTACACTATATGAGAGTTACCGAATGCTTGGTGCACATGTAACCACAAGTCAAAAGCAAAAGGGAGTTCGTTTTGCTGTATGGGCACCAAATGCACTTCAGGTAAACGTGGTGGGGGATTTCAATAACTGGCAAGGGACGAATGATCCGCTTGAACGGATAGAGGCTTCCGGGATTTGGTTTGGTTTTATTCCGGGGTTAGGGGAAGGCGATTTATATAAATACGAAATCCATACTCCTAAGGGAAATGTAATGCAAAAAGCTGATCCGTATGCGTTCGCATCAGAAAAACGACCAAATACAGCATCCATCGTTCACCAGCTGGGCCGCTATGAATGGCTGGATGGAAAGTGGCAAACCAATCGAAAAAGGCGAGATCACTTCCATGAGCCGATGGTGATTTATGAAATGCATGCAGGATCATGGAAGAAAAAGGAGAACGAAGAATTTTATACATACAGGGAGTTAGCGGATGAATTGATTCCTTATGTGGCATCCATTGGTTATACACATATCCAATTTATGCCACTGATGGAGCACCCATATGACAGGTCATGGGGCTATCAGATTACTGGTTTTTATTCGGTGACAAGTCGTTATGGATCCCCAGAGGATTTTAAATACTTGGTAGATCGATGTCATCAGGCGGGACTTGGTGTCATCATGGACTGGGTTCCTTTACATTTTTGTAAAGACGATCATGGTCTTCGGCAATTTGATGGTACACCGTTGTTTGAACCAAGGGAATTGGAAAAAGCCGAGCGACCAAATTGGGGAACCAACAATTTTGATTTTAGTAAGCCAGAGGTAATCAGTTTTCTCATTTCTAATGCGATGTTTTGGCTGGAGGAATATCATATTGATGGTTTTCGTGTTGATGCAGCCTCCTCGATGATCTATTTGAATCATGATAATACACTGGCTGTTCCTGTCACCAATGCTTATGGCGGACCGGAAAACTTGGAAGCAATTTCCTTTATAAAAAAATTAAATGAAGTCATTTTTGCTAAATATCCGCATATACTCATGATTGCGGAAGAAGCGACTGATTATCCACTTGTTACGTCCCCGACCTCCTCAGGTGGGCTTGGGTTTAATTATAAGTGGAACATGGGCTGGGCGAATGATGTGCTTCGCTATATGCAAATGGAAGAAGCGGAACGGAGTCACCATCATCAGTTACTTACATTTTCATTTATGTATGCCTTCTCGGAGAATTTCGTATTGCCATTTTCCCATGATGAGCTTGTTTACGGAAAGCGATCGCTTGTGAACAAGATGTCGGGCGATTATTGGCAGAAGTTTGCTAATTTACGACTGCTATGCGGTTATTTAATGACACACCCGGGGAAAAAGCTGTTGTTTATGGGAAGTGAATTTGCCCAATTTGATGAATGGAAGGATCTAGAGCAGCTTGACTGGAATCTATTGGACTATGATTCACATACAACCTTTCTTCACTATTTTAAGCAACTTACTTCTTTCTACAAAAACAATCGTGCGTTGTGGAGACTGGACCATGAACAAGAGGGGTTTGAGTGGATTGATCCGCATAATTCCGCAGGTCGTGTCATAAGTTTTATACGTAAGGGGAAGCGAAGGGGAGATTATTGTATTGTTGTCTGTAATTTCAGTTCGGCAGTTTATGAGAATTACCGAATCGGAGTGCCTGCTGCAGGCATTTTCCAAGAGAGCTTCAATAGTGACGCAAAGGAGTTCGGTGGCTCGGGTCAGCTAAATACAGATAGATTACATGTTGAAAAAAAGCCATACCATAACCAGCCTTACAGCATGGAGGTTACCGTACCCCCGCTAGGAATGGCGATTTTTACGAAGAAACCAACACAACGAAAGCAGAAAGTACAGAAAAGATTAGGGGTGTTACACAATGAGTAAAAAATGGCTTGCAATGCTTCTTGCCGGTGGACAGGGGACACGGCTCGGCCAGTTGACAAATGCACTGGCAAAACCAGCTGTTCCCTTCGGAGGAAAATATCGTATTATTGATTTCACTTTAAGCAACTGTACCCATTCGGGGATCGATACGGTGGGGGTGCTTACACAGTACCAGCCACATCTGTTAAATGATTATGTCGGTAACGGGAAAGCATGGGATCTGGACCGGAATATTGGAGGAGTTTCCGTACTGCCACCATACCAGGCAAAGGACGGCGGACATTGGTTTGAGGGGACAGCGGACGCTGTTTATCAAAACATTCGCTTCATCGACCAGCATGATCCAGAATATGTCCTCGTTATTTCTGGCGACCATATTTATAAAATGGATTACACAAAGCTGCTTGATACCCATACAAAAAAACATGCCGACGCAACGATTGCCGTTATTGAAGTGCCATGGGAGGAAGCAAGCCGTTTTGGCATTATGAATATAGATGAACAAGGGAAAATTACGGAATTTGCAGAAAAGCCTAATGCGCCTGAAAGCAACCTTGCTTCTATGGGCGTATATCTTTTTAATTGGAAGCTACTGAAACGCTACCTGGAAGAAGATGCTGTCAATGACCTGTCTTCACATGACTTTGGAAAGGATATTATTCCAAGGTTGCTCGGTGATAAAAAAAGTCTGTATACGCACCATTTCGATGGTTACTGGAAAGATGTGGGGACAATTCGGAGTCTATGGGAAGCAAATATGGATCTATTGAATAAGACAGATGGTTTTACGCTTGACGATCCGGATTGGCGAATTTATGCAGGGAATGCGAATAACCCGCCACAATATATTTCTCCTTGGGCGAAGATTGAGCGCTCGCTCATAAATGAAGGAACAATGATTTTTGGCAAGGTGGAAGGTTCGGTTGTTTCCTATAATGTCTC contains the following coding sequences:
- the glgB gene encoding 1,4-alpha-glucan branching protein GlgB translates to MEETDLVMPGEFDRYLFHEGTLYESYRMLGAHVTTSQKQKGVRFAVWAPNALQVNVVGDFNNWQGTNDPLERIEASGIWFGFIPGLGEGDLYKYEIHTPKGNVMQKADPYAFASEKRPNTASIVHQLGRYEWLDGKWQTNRKRRDHFHEPMVIYEMHAGSWKKKENEEFYTYRELADELIPYVASIGYTHIQFMPLMEHPYDRSWGYQITGFYSVTSRYGSPEDFKYLVDRCHQAGLGVIMDWVPLHFCKDDHGLRQFDGTPLFEPRELEKAERPNWGTNNFDFSKPEVISFLISNAMFWLEEYHIDGFRVDAASSMIYLNHDNTLAVPVTNAYGGPENLEAISFIKKLNEVIFAKYPHILMIAEEATDYPLVTSPTSSGGLGFNYKWNMGWANDVLRYMQMEEAERSHHHQLLTFSFMYAFSENFVLPFSHDELVYGKRSLVNKMSGDYWQKFANLRLLCGYLMTHPGKKLLFMGSEFAQFDEWKDLEQLDWNLLDYDSHTTFLHYFKQLTSFYKNNRALWRLDHEQEGFEWIDPHNSAGRVISFIRKGKRRGDYCIVVCNFSSAVYENYRIGVPAAGIFQESFNSDAKEFGGSGQLNTDRLHVEKKPYHNQPYSMEVTVPPLGMAIFTKKPTQRKQKVQKRLGVLHNE
- a CDS encoding glucose-1-phosphate adenylyltransferase yields the protein MSKKWLAMLLAGGQGTRLGQLTNALAKPAVPFGGKYRIIDFTLSNCTHSGIDTVGVLTQYQPHLLNDYVGNGKAWDLDRNIGGVSVLPPYQAKDGGHWFEGTADAVYQNIRFIDQHDPEYVLVISGDHIYKMDYTKLLDTHTKKHADATIAVIEVPWEEASRFGIMNIDEQGKITEFAEKPNAPESNLASMGVYLFNWKLLKRYLEEDAVNDLSSHDFGKDIIPRLLGDKKSLYTHHFDGYWKDVGTIRSLWEANMDLLNKTDGFTLDDPDWRIYAGNANNPPQYISPWAKIERSLINEGTMIFGKVEGSVVSYNVSVGKGSLIRNSVIMPNVSIGNNVRIENAIIAPNSVIADRSVIGSENSPKEITLYGEQQLMLSKLENTLP
- a CDS encoding glycoside hydrolase family 15 protein → MEINHFLGRGFDVDRLRALEMLDRMRLPNGAYTASLSSDYSYVWIRDVCYTVLPFLHQRSERFEKAYQALFDIFKTYEWKIDIHRKQKPVQLYEYIHARYSKELKEMDVEWGHAQNDAIGAFLWGVGEGHKHGQQVIRDESDLRIIQKLVDYLECVEYWHAEDNGMWEENMEVHASSVGAAVAGLQAVKLLVDVKEELIQKGEQALKQLLPNESKTKETDLALLSLIYPYRILDREMAQEILGRLTNRLERSHGVIRYENDHYYNEGSEAEWTFGFPWLGLCYMELGMMDRAKEYVDKTTSNIPDNWEIPELFIGGINVPNGNTPLAWSVALSYLFLEKIEVLNIQEQYV